Genomic DNA from Amycolatopsis alba DSM 44262:
ACCCAGCGGGCGGCGCCGGGACCGTCGGCGATGCGGCCGACGACGGCGCGGCGGGTACCGCGCAGCAGCACCGCGGTCTTGCCGCCGGGCACGCGCCCGATGCGCTCGACGGTCGCGATGGTGCCGAGCCCGGCGTACTCGCCGTGGACGCGGGGGACGATCAGCACCTCGGCCTTGGTGGCGGCGCTGGACCTGATCCCTGGGAAGGAAGCCTGGGCAGGCGTGTTGGCCTGGGCGGACTCCACCGCGGCGCGCGTCTCCGTGTCGGCGAGGTCGAGCGGGACGATCATGCCCGGCAGCACGACGTCGTCATCGAGCGGGAGGACGGGCAGGAGGCGGTTGTCGGTCATCTGTGCACTCCTCGGTTAGTTGAGTCTGCCTAGCTCAACTCTCCGATCGACCCGTTTGTTTCCTCCTCGCGTTCGCCGTCAGCGATCACCCACCCCTCCGACCTCTCCGCCCAAAGGCATCGAGATTAGCCCGCTAAAGTCGATACGGTGCGGGAAGAGGTCGGAGGTCAGGGGTGGGTGGCGACACCGCACCAGGCGAACGGCCGGGCGCCTTCCTCGTCCCGCCGCAGCTCCCGGACCGGCCGCCACTCGGGCAGGTGGACGACGCCGGGCTCCAGCAGCGGCCAGTCCCCGAAGAGCGGCTCGATGTCTTCGCGGTCCCGCATCCACACCGGGTTGCTCGTCTGCCGGTACTGCTCGACCATCCAGCGCAGCCCGTCGGCGTCCTCGCCGGTCTGGCCGCCGAAGCTCATATGCGAAATCCCCAGCCAGCTGCCCGGCGCCAGCGCGTTCCGATAGGTCGCGACGAGCGCGGGCGGATCGTCGTGCGGCCCGGCGAAATGCAGCACGGCCATCATCATCAGGCAGACGGGCTGCGAGAAGTCGATCAGCCGCAGCGTCTCCGGATGCCGCAGGACGTCCTTCGGCCGTCGCATGTCCGCCTGGACGATCCCGGCCCAGTCGGTCGCCTCATGCCGTTCGAGGATCAGCTCCGCGTGCGCCACCGCCACCGGCTCGTAGTCGACGTACACGACCTTCGCCTCTTCGCCGGGCGCCAGTTCGTCCCGGACGATCTCGTGCACGTTCCCGGCTGTCGGGACACCGGAACCCAGATCGACGAACTGCCGGATCCCGGCGTCCAGCGCCGCGCGCACGACGCGGTTCATGAACTCGCGGTTGTGCCGCGCGCCCGGTTTCACCCAGCGCCACTGCCGTTCCAGCCGCCGCGCGAACTCCCGGTCGACCGCCCAGTTGTGGGTCCCGCCGAGAAACCAATCGTAGATCCTCGCCGCGGACGGTTTTTCGGTGTCGACCCCGGTCGGCGCCACCGGGGCCGTTTCATCGTCCCTGGTCACAGAACCCCCCTGATCTTCCAGGACCGAGCCTATCGGGATCGGTACACCGCCGGTCGCCGTTGCCAGTACGTCCAGAGCGGCCGATAGCCCTGCCCGTACCAGAACGGCGTCGACCGCGGATTGGCCAGCGCGTGGTGCAGCAGCACGACTTCGGTCCCGCATTCGTCGAAGACCTGGTGCGCGTGCGCGGCGAGCGCCGATCCCACCCCGCTCGACCGCGCCGGTTCGGCGACCGCCAGCGACGACAGGTAACCGACCCGCTCGGCCGCGACCCGGTGGCCGATCCACGATGTCTCGCCGGGGAACTGCACCCGCACCATGCCCAGCGGACGTCCGTACAGCTCGGCGATCCACAACGTCGGATTTTCCCGCCCCAGCTGTTTCGACAGGTCCGCCGTGATCGCTTCCTCCGCGCCCTCGCGCAAAGTGACGGAACCGAACTGCGCGTCATAGCGCTGCAATTCCAGTTCGAGTCCGACGGCGGTTTCGAGATCATCCGCTTCGGCGGGCCGGATGTGCACGCCGGGTGTGGCGGGCGGCCCCGTCACGGCGAGCCGGTCGGCCGGGCGGACCGCGATCACCAGCACCGGAGCGAATCCTCGGCGCAGCAATTCGGCCGAGCCGGGCGAATCCCGGCTGGGCCGCACCACGGTCGCCGCCGTTTCGGCATCCCCAGGTGGGGCGACCGCCTTCAGATGTTCATCCCATCGGGTGAGTAATGCGTCAAGGGCCGCTTCCGGACGAGGGCCGGTGAGCCGGGCTTCGAGGCGATGCTCGACGAGGGCCCGCCACGGAGAGTCAACAGAATCGGGGCCTGCTTCGGTCCGTACCGACAATCCGGCGGCGACCGAGTCGCCTGCTGTCGCGGAGAGTGACACGGCGCCCTCGACAGGCTCCAGTGCAGGCATTTCCGGGAGCAGGGCGTCCACGGTGGCGAGCCGCTCGGTATGCCCGGCGGCGATGGCGTGGCTATTCATACGACTATTCAAGCCCCTACTGACGGGTCCGCCGGGAACTTCACGAGATTGGCTCCGCCGTGCCGCCAGGTGACTTCCGGTAGTCGGAAGGAACGCGAATATCGCTCCCATTTCACCCCTTGGTCCACGCAGGTCAGCGCGACGCGCCCATTGTTAACCCTGGGGTGATCTCATACTGTCTCGAATGGGACTTGGGTACGCCCTCCGGGGTACTGTATTGCCCTCGTCCCCGAGGTCGCGGTAGGACAAGACCGGTTGGGCAGCCGGGAAGGAAGGTCGGATGCCGGACACGAACGGCAGGCCCGTGAGCGCCGCACAGGCGGCAGCGGGCAAGGGAGGCGCCGTTACGGAGGCTCGTACCGACGAGCGACGGTTCCGCGTCTACACCTTCGCGGTACTCACCATGGGCATCGCCGCCGCGGCCGCCGTCAGCCTGTGGCTGGACTTCGAGGCCTCGGACGATCTGTTGTGGATCGGGCCGATCCTCGCGCTCGCGTTCCTCCTCGCCGAACAGCTCGGGATCAACGTCGACGTCCGCAGCGGTATCTCGTGGACGATCTCGTTCACCGAGATCCCGCTGGTCATCGGATTCTTCGTCGCACCTTTCGAAGTCGTCCTCGCCGCGCATCTCGCGGCGGGCATCGGAACCCTGCTGGCCCGCAAGGTCGCGGGCCGCGTCCTCTACAACGCCGGCGCCTTCCTGCTGGAGATCACCGGCGCGTTCGCCGTGGCAGGACTGGTGAAACAGGCCTCCGGCGCCCACGACATGACGTGGATCGCCGCGCTGGCAGGCACTTTGACCGCGCCGCTGGTCAGCACGCTGCTCGCGCTCGCCGCCGTCCGCGTGCTGCGCCGACGCATGCGCGTCAGCACCGCGATCCGGCTGACCGGCCGCATCCTCGTCGTCGGCTTCGTCAACGCCTCGGTCGGTCTTTCCGGTTATTTGGTCATTTCCGGTACGCCGAAGGCCTGGCCGCTCGTGCTGGCCGTCTTCCTCGGACTGACCGCGCTGTACTGGGCGTACTCCGATCTGCTCCGCGAACAGCGCGACATGGAAGCGCTGTCCGACGTCAGCCTGATGGTCGCGCGATCCGGCCAGCAGGCCGCCGCGCGTCCCGCCGGGCGGGCCGACGAACTCGTCGGCGGCGTCGACGTCCGCGAGTGGGCGACCATCGCCGAACGCATCAAGGACCAGCTGGCCGCCGGCCGTGTCGTGCTCAGGCTGCGGCTGGAACCCAAGGACACCATGCGCATGGTCGTCGCGGGTGACGAACTGCCACCCGTCGACCCGGCCGCCGACGACCCGCTGTTGCGCCTGCCCGGCGCGCACGTCCGGCACTTCCGGATCACCGAAGCCAATCCCGACGTCCGCTCCGCGTTGCTCGACCGCGGCGCGCAGGAGGCGCTGGTCGTACCGCTGCGGAGCGCGAACCAGCTCCTCGGCGTCGTCGAAGCGCACGACAGGCTGTCCCGCTGGCGCGGTTTCGGCAAGTACGACGTCCAGCTGCTCGGCACCATGGCCAGCCACCTCGCGACGTCGCTGGACAACCGGCGCCTGCTCGCGACCCTGCGCCACGACGCCTACCACGACCCGCTGACCGGCCTCCTCAACCGGCCGGGCTTCCGCCAGGTCGCCAAGGAACCGTTGCGGGAACAGGTCGACGCGGTCGTGCTCCGGGTCGACCTGGACGTCTTCTCCACCGTCAGCGACGCACTCGGCTACGTGTGGGCCGACAGGATGGTCATCGCCGCGGGTCGCCGGATCCGCGACGCGCTCGGCCCCGACGTCCCGCTCGCCAGGCTCGAAGGCGCGTCCTTCGCGGCGCTCCTCGTCGGCTGCGCGCCGGAACGCGCCCAGGCCGCCGCGGAACTGCTCCGCGCGGAACTCGTCGCCCCGTACCCGGTGGACAGGCTCTCTGTCGAAGCCAACGCGATGATCGGCTACGTCACTTCGTCGGCCGATGACGACGAGCAGGTCGACGTCGACGGGCTCCTGCAGCGCGCCGACGTCGCCGTCCGCGCGACCAAGGGCGGTGAAGAGGTCCGCGGCTACATGGCCAGCATGGGCCAGATCTTCATGCGCCGGTTCCAGATGGTCACGCAGTTCCGGCAGTCGCTCGAAGAAGGCCAGCTGAGCGTCCACTACCAGCCGAAGATCACCTTGCCGAACCGGCAGATCCAGGGCGTCGAGGCGCTCGTGCGCTGGGTGCACCCGGAGTTCGGCAGGCTCGGCCCGGACGAGTTCGTCCCGGCGATCGAAGCGGCGGGCCTCATCGGTGTCCTGACGTCCTTCGTGCTCGAAGAGTCGTTGAAGCGCGTGCGGAAGTGGCTCGACGAGGGCCTGCGGATCTCCGCCGCGGTGAACCTCTCGGTGCGCAACCTTGCCGACGAGGACTTCCCGACGAAGGTCGCGCGTGAACTCGACCGTTTCGGCATCCCGCCCGAGCTGCTCACCTTCGAGCTCACCGAATCCGGTGTGATGTCCGACCCGCAGAAGGCGCTGCCGATCCTGCGGGAACTGCACTCGCTGGGCATCGTGCTCGCCGTCGACGACTTCGGCACCGGCTACTCGTCACTGGCGTACCTGCGGCAGCTGCCGGTCGACCAGGTCAAGATCGACAAGAGCTTCGTTCTCGGCATGGGCACGGATCTCGGAGACCTCGCCGTCGTGCGCTCCATCGTCGAACTGGGCCACTCGCTCGGCCTCACGGTCGTGGCGGAGGGTGTCGAGGAGGACGTCGCGCGGGATCAGCTCGAGGCCATGGGATGTGACGTGGCACAGGGCTACCTCATCTCGCGGCCGCTGCCGGAGGACCGCCTGGAGGCGTGGCTGCAGGCCCGCACGGCGCGTTCGCCCGGACGGCACTCCGAGACTGTCTTGACCCTGCTGACCTGAGGTTTTGCGGTAACTGGGCCCCCGGTTCAGGCCCTTCGACCGGCCTGCTAATCTTTCCAAGTCCTCGCGAGAGGGCAAGGCCCCTTTAGCTCAGTCGGTAGAGCGTTTCCATGGTAAGGAAAAGGTCTACGGTTCGATTCCGTAAAGGGGCTCGCAACCTCAACCGCGTCACGCAAGCGT
This window encodes:
- a CDS encoding putative bifunctional diguanylate cyclase/phosphodiesterase; protein product: MPDTNGRPVSAAQAAAGKGGAVTEARTDERRFRVYTFAVLTMGIAAAAAVSLWLDFEASDDLLWIGPILALAFLLAEQLGINVDVRSGISWTISFTEIPLVIGFFVAPFEVVLAAHLAAGIGTLLARKVAGRVLYNAGAFLLEITGAFAVAGLVKQASGAHDMTWIAALAGTLTAPLVSTLLALAAVRVLRRRMRVSTAIRLTGRILVVGFVNASVGLSGYLVISGTPKAWPLVLAVFLGLTALYWAYSDLLREQRDMEALSDVSLMVARSGQQAAARPAGRADELVGGVDVREWATIAERIKDQLAAGRVVLRLRLEPKDTMRMVVAGDELPPVDPAADDPLLRLPGAHVRHFRITEANPDVRSALLDRGAQEALVVPLRSANQLLGVVEAHDRLSRWRGFGKYDVQLLGTMASHLATSLDNRRLLATLRHDAYHDPLTGLLNRPGFRQVAKEPLREQVDAVVLRVDLDVFSTVSDALGYVWADRMVIAAGRRIRDALGPDVPLARLEGASFAALLVGCAPERAQAAAELLRAELVAPYPVDRLSVEANAMIGYVTSSADDDEQVDVDGLLQRADVAVRATKGGEEVRGYMASMGQIFMRRFQMVTQFRQSLEEGQLSVHYQPKITLPNRQIQGVEALVRWVHPEFGRLGPDEFVPAIEAAGLIGVLTSFVLEESLKRVRKWLDEGLRISAAVNLSVRNLADEDFPTKVARELDRFGIPPELLTFELTESGVMSDPQKALPILRELHSLGIVLAVDDFGTGYSSLAYLRQLPVDQVKIDKSFVLGMGTDLGDLAVVRSIVELGHSLGLTVVAEGVEEDVARDQLEAMGCDVAQGYLISRPLPEDRLEAWLQARTARSPGRHSETVLTLLT
- a CDS encoding GNAT family N-acetyltransferase; its protein translation is MNSHAIAAGHTERLATVDALLPEMPALEPVEGAVSLSATAGDSVAAGLSVRTEAGPDSVDSPWRALVEHRLEARLTGPRPEAALDALLTRWDEHLKAVAPPGDAETAATVVRPSRDSPGSAELLRRGFAPVLVIAVRPADRLAVTGPPATPGVHIRPAEADDLETAVGLELELQRYDAQFGSVTLREGAEEAITADLSKQLGRENPTLWIAELYGRPLGMVRVQFPGETSWIGHRVAAERVGYLSSLAVAEPARSSGVGSALAAHAHQVFDECGTEVVLLHHALANPRSTPFWYGQGYRPLWTYWQRRPAVYRSR
- a CDS encoding SAM-dependent methyltransferase, producing MTRDDETAPVAPTGVDTEKPSAARIYDWFLGGTHNWAVDREFARRLERQWRWVKPGARHNREFMNRVVRAALDAGIRQFVDLGSGVPTAGNVHEIVRDELAPGEEAKVVYVDYEPVAVAHAELILERHEATDWAGIVQADMRRPKDVLRHPETLRLIDFSQPVCLMMMAVLHFAGPHDDPPALVATYRNALAPGSWLGISHMSFGGQTGEDADGLRWMVEQYRQTSNPVWMRDREDIEPLFGDWPLLEPGVVHLPEWRPVRELRRDEEGARPFAWCGVATHP